The genomic segment AAGAGATTTACTATATCACCGGGGAGAGCAGGGAGGTTGTTGAGCGAAGTCCTCATCTTGAAGTATTCAAAGATAAAGGGATCGAGGTCCTCTATCTTGTCGATCCTATTGATGAATGGGTGGTGCAGGATGTCTACAATTACGATAACAAGCCCCTGAAGTCGGTTACCAAAGGCGATCTTGATCTGGGCGACCTGGGCAAAGAAGAAAAGGAAGAGAAAGAAAAAGAGCAGGGCAAATACAAGAAACTTACCGAGAGAATCAAGAACATTTTAAGCGATCAGGTTAAGGATGTTCGTCTTTCTACACGCCTTAAAGACAGTCCCTGCTGTCTTGTTGGTGATGAAGACGCTATGGGTGCGCACATGGAAAAGCTCATGGCGGCAATGGGCCAACAGGTACCGCCTTCAAAACGGATACTTGAAATCAACCCCGATCATCCCATTGCACAGAACCTTCATGCGATCTACGAGCAATCGCCGAAGGATCCGCAGCTCGAGGAGTGGGTAAAACTGCTTTATGATCAGGCGCTCATTGCCGAAGGAAATCTTCCGCAGGATTCACTTGCCTATACCAGGCGGGTCAATGAGCTACTGCTCAAGGCATCTTCAAACAAAAAAGAGGATTGATCACAGGAAGCGATTTGATGTATGTCAACCATTGCTTTGTTGACGGATTTTGGTTTGGATGATTGGTACGTGGGCGTCATGAAAGGCGTGGCGCTTCGTATCAATCCCTCTGCATCTCTGGTTGATGTCACCCATGCCGTTGCGCCGGGAAATGTCAGAGAAGGCGCTTTTGTACTTATGAACTCCTTTTCCTGGTTTCCCGAAGGAGCGGTATTCTGTGTTGTTGTTGATCCGGGGGTGGGGAGTGAAAGAAAAATTGTTGTTGCGCAAACATCACAGTACTCTTTTGTAGCCCCCGATAACGGTGTTCTTTCCTTTGTTCTTGATAAATATCCGGACAGCCGCATATATTCATTTGACAACAGACACTATGCACTCCCCCAGACCAGCGCTACATTCCACGGGAGAGATATTTTTGCCCCGGCTGCCGCACATTTGTCCAGAGGAATTCCTCCAGAGATGATGGGGGCCGTGCAGACCGGATATGTCCGGCTCGAACGATATTCTCCGGTATGTACCCGGAGCGGCGTTGAAGGAACTATCGAATATATCGATCGGTTCGGTAATGCGATAACATCAATCGAACCCGGACATATCGATACGCTTGAAAAGGACTCGTTGCCGGTGGTGAATGCGGGAAAGGGTAATGCTATACCCCTGTGTCGCTGGTACCGCCAGGTTCCCGCCGGTGCCCCGCTTGCCCTGATCGGCTCCTCGGGCTTTCTGGAAGTCTCGATCAATGGAGGCAATGCTGCCGATCGGTTGGAGCTGAAGGTCGGGGATCGTGTAACAGTCCAGTGAGTAATAAGCTGCTCATACATTACCGAACAACCGCTCTCAAACAAAAAAGGAGAGCACCGCCAGTATATCAATAACAATCAAGGTCGGGGTGATTTCCCGATACTTACCCATTGCAATTTTTATAATCGTCCAGCTCAAAAATCCCCAAATAATGCCCTGCGTAATCGAATAGGTAAGGGGAATCAGAACAAAACTGAGGAAGGACGGTATTGCATCATCAAGACTGTTCCAGTTAATCTTCATCACCGGTTTTATCATGAATACCCCCACAAGGACGAGTGCAGGTGCGGAGGCAATTGCAGGAACGATCGATAGAAGAGGTGAGAAAAACATAAAGGGGAGAAAGAGTATTCCCGCTGTAACCGCGGTAAGCCCTGTCCGTCCACCTTCCTTAATGCCGGTCGCCGATTCGATATAACTTGTCCCGGAGCTGGTTCCCGTCAAACCGGAAAATGCAGTCGAAAGAGCATCGACAATCATCGACTGCCTTATATTTTCCGGTTCACCTTTTTCATCAGTCAGACCCGAAGCTTCGGCGACACCCACGAAGGTGGAAAGGCTGTCGAATAAATCGGTGAAAAGGAAGGCAAAGATAACCGGCCAGAGGGCAAATTTAAGCGAACCAGCCAGGTCGAGGGCAAAGAGGAGACTGAAATCGGGAGCTGAAAAAAAATTATTCCATGTTACCAGTGTTGGAGTACCGCCGGTTACCGATGATGCATCGCCCCAGAGCCGGCCTATGGGAATCGATGCCAGTGTTGTTAAAAAAATACCGATTATCAACGCACCTTTTACTCCTCTGCTTACTAAAATCGATGTGACCAGTAGACCGGTCAGGAACGTGATTGTTACGGCATTAAGCGGGCCCATCCCGATAATAGTCGTTTCGTTGGAGATAATGAATCCGGCGTTACTGAAGCCTATCAGGGTAATAAAGAGACCGATTCCTCCGGCAACACCATAACGGATTTGTCTGGGAATGGCTTTGACAATGTGGGCTCGTATTCCAAAAAGCGAAAGCAAAAGAAATACAATTCCCGACCAGAAAACAACGCCAAGCGCGGTTTGCCAGGGTACTTCCATGCCGATCACGACCGAATAGGCGAAAAAAGCGTTAATTCCCATCCCCGGTGCCAGCACAATAGGATTTTTTGCATACAATCCCATCATGATACTGCTGAATGCACTTACCAATACCGTAGCGGTTACCACCGCCCCGAAAGGCATCCCGGCGGTACTGAGAATCGAAGGGTTTACAATAATGATATACATCGCTGCCAGGAACGTGGTCACTCCGGCTATAATTTCGGTCTGGAAATTTGTGCCTCGTCGTTCAAAATCAAAATAGTCCCGGATTTTCATGAGTACTCCCTGAGTATATGAGCTCAAAAAATAATCGATTGGAAATCATTGATTCAGAGGTGACAGAAGATATCCATTTTAATCCTGCATTCTTTATCTTCAATCCTCATCTGTGGTCGTTATCTCAGATCCTTCACTAATTTCTTTCATTGCAACTTTTATCCATTGATTATATTATTTGTATAAAGCATTGCACTTAATTCCTTATCCTTTCCTTCAAGGAGGCATTAATGAAAATCCGGAAGCAGATTATCTATGGCATTACTGCGCTCTGTCTCTTTTTTGTGTCATCATCTCATGCAATAATAGGTGTGGGTGTTCATTACGGACTCGACCTTTCAGTCAGCATGGAGGACCAGGAGAACATTCCCCTTTCCCTCAAGGAATATACAAATGTTTTTGATGTCGATTCCTTCTTTAACAGCGTTCCCATTCCGGTCGATTCTATCGACAACATGGATATTGCGGTATTTTTAGACAGCCTGCGTAATCAGGGGGTGCAGCCTTCTGATATTCCTCTGCTCAGCGGGGACCTCCCTTTCTATATCTCCCGGACCGGATTCGAACGGTATCCGCTCAACATAGGCGGCAAAGTGTTTGTTGATATTATTCCGGTTCTCGATGCTGTTGAAATTTCCATGAATTTCGGATTGTGGCAGTATGATGGAGAAATACTGTATCCAAAAAATATAAAAGCCGATCTTGATGCACAGGCTTTACTTGATGATCCCACCTCGGTTTCCTTTCAACAGCTCTTTGAAATGGAATCGATTCCGGTGACCCTCGAGCAGTTCGATCTTGCTTATTTTGGCTTGAATAAAACTCCCTATGCAAAATTGCATATCGATGCCACGGTCAGAAAAAATATTATCAGTGTTCCGAAAAGGATGAAAATCTTTCGTCTCTACGGCGGCGGTGGTCCCAGCGTGCATTTTGCAACACCGGTGCTCGATCAGGAGATGGTTGAGGATGTTCTTAAGGATATCATAGCAGAATCCGACGGCAATATCAATGATCTGGCCGCCATGCTCAACGGCGATCCCCAGGCATTGAAACCTATTGTCGAAAAAATCATCGAAGGCCTCGCTGTTCCGAAATTCGGTATGCACATAGTTGCCGGTGCGATGATTAAACTTCCGGTGGTGCCCCTGGGATTTTATGCCGACGGCAAATTTATGATACCCTTCGGTGATTTCAACGAGGATGCCGGATTAAAAGGCTATGGACTGCTGATAAATGCCGGATTAACTTTCGGGCTATAAGAGAAAGGGGGGAAGATCCTTCGGTTCTTCCTCCCGCTGAAACGGGATCGGTGCAGTGCACGCTCAGGCCTCGCCTTGGACCTTCAATTATCCTACTCCAACGCTTCAATCCGCTGTTTCAGCAGGGGGTCTGGAAGGACCAGCTCTGTAAGGACGGCGCCGATTGTCGAGAATATGGTGAAGAGAAAGACCCGCCATACGGCCGTGGAGATAATGGCGACCGGTTCGATTACCGTGCCGGGCAAATCAAAGTAGAGGCTGACACCGGTATAGAGCAATCCCAGAACTGCTCCGCCCGCTGCTGCCGCGATGATTCGGCGCCATAGGACGGCG from the Chitinivibrionales bacterium genome contains:
- a CDS encoding NCS2 family permease, which encodes MKIRDYFDFERRGTNFQTEIIAGVTTFLAAMYIIIVNPSILSTAGMPFGAVVTATVLVSAFSSIMMGLYAKNPIVLAPGMGINAFFAYSVVIGMEVPWQTALGVVFWSGIVFLLLSLFGIRAHIVKAIPRQIRYGVAGGIGLFITLIGFSNAGFIISNETTIIGMGPLNAVTITFLTGLLVTSILVSRGVKGALIIGIFLTTLASIPIGRLWGDASSVTGGTPTLVTWNNFFSAPDFSLLFALDLAGSLKFALWPVIFAFLFTDLFDSLSTFVGVAEASGLTDEKGEPENIRQSMIVDALSTAFSGLTGTSSGTSYIESATGIKEGGRTGLTAVTAGILFLPFMFFSPLLSIVPAIASAPALVLVGVFMIKPVMKINWNSLDDAIPSFLSFVLIPLTYSITQGIIWGFLSWTIIKIAMGKYREITPTLIVIDILAVLSFFV